In the Equus quagga isolate Etosha38 chromosome 6, UCLA_HA_Equagga_1.0, whole genome shotgun sequence genome, CTCCAGCAGGGGGCTTTGGTACAGCCTGAGGGGCAGCATAGGCCTCCAGCAAGAAAATAGTGCAAAGAAAGGAGAATGTCTATGTTAGTCCTGACTTTGGCCCCAGGGAAGCATAACCACATGGATCTGCATGAATAAGTTCTAGAAGGAAGAGATACATCTGAGAAGTTCATTCACTCATAATCATCAGCCTCTGCTGTGAATCAAACAGTAAATGAAATCCAGTCCTTGGTTCTAAAGAACTTAATTGCCAAAGGTGGTCTGGTAAATCCCTCAACAAATACAGACACCATTGGGGCTGAGAGAGCCTGCCCTCCTATGTAAAGTGAGGAGAGCAAAATGGAGCCTAAAATCAGGGCTAAAAATGTGTCATAGACAGAAAAGACAATACTTACATatgaaaaagtgtgtgtgtgtgtgtgtgtgcgcgtgtgtgtgagAGTATTTATATACCTACATCACTCTGACTTTAGGACAAAGACCTTTCTCATTTGATTGATGAGTATCCATTCAGATTGGCACATCTGAAGTTTACTGGGAAAATTAAACTTCTATTGCAAAACTAATAGTTTGGATTGATGACGTCTTCTTAGACCACATGGAgaatatgtaaatgaaaacaaaaaaggaagtaaaactgtagagaaatgtttagaaatgaaaattatggtGTTCCCTATTTAACGGCCATGCTTAGAATGAATGTCATCAGAGAACCTTGGATCCAAAGTTCAGAGAcacccagctcagccaggccAGCAGCGCCCTCGTTTTCCCCATGGCCCTCCTGCTCTCTCTATTGACGGCCCTGGTGGTGATCAGTTATGGCCCTGGTGGAGCTCTGGGCTGTGACCTGCCTCAGAACCACATCCTGGTTAGCAGGAAGAACTTCGTGCTTCTGGGCCAAATGAGCAGAATCTCCTCCATAATCTGTCTGAAGGACAGAAAAGACTTCAGGTTCCCCCAGGACATGGTGGATGGCAGCCAGTTCCAGAAGGTCCAGGCCATGTCTGTCCTCCACGAGATGCTCCAGCAGACCTTCAACCTCTTCCACACAGAGCGCTCCTCTGCTGCCTGGAACACGACCCTCCTGGACGAACTCTGCACTGGACTCCTTCGGCAGCTGGAAGACCTGGACACCTGTTTGGAGcaggagatgggagaggaagaaTCTGTCCTGGGAACTGTGCGCCCTACACTGGCCGTGAAGAGGTACTTCCGGGGGATCCATCTCTACCTGAAAGAGAAGAACTACAGTGACTGTGCCTGGGAGATTGTCAGAATGGAAATCGTGAGATCCTTCTCTTCATCAACAAACTTGCAAGAAAGGTTAAGAATGAAGGATGGAGACCTGGGCTCACCTTGAAAAGATTCTTCTCGACTACTGTGCCATGTCACCCTTGCACATAGTTTTGCTCATTTCGAAAGGCTCCTACTTCTGCTTTAGTCACagaatttattgaattaattcaGCTGAAAGTTTGTCAGTAGTATTAagaaagaatatgttaaaaatattcaaatcctgggGTACCTGTAAGAGATGACTGCcctgatgtatttatttattatttgtgtttatttatttattcttgcatcttatcatatttatgtatttttatataactgATATTTGCCCTTACAttatagtaaaatttaaaaaacatgttcatcttttcttttctttaaatttgcattttatttattaaattcttatcAAGGAAAACTTCTTgagttttttattcttaaaacctaaatctttattttttctatgtaaatCTACCTCAAAATAGTATTTGTCTATTCAGTCCCATGGGACTGTCCTATCAATTGTCAGAAAATGCCTGTCAAAAGCTGGAATTCCCTGAAtgctcacacactgctggtgggaatgcaaactggtgcagtcactatggaaaacagtttggagattcctcaaaaaactaaaaatagaaataccgtatgacccagctatcccactactgggcatctaccaaaacaaattgaaatcaacaatccaaagtaacatatgtacccctctgttcattgcagcactattcacaatagccaagacatggaaacaatacAAGCGCCCATTGacaaatgattggataaagaagacatggtacatatatgcaatggaatactactcagccacagaaaaagacaaaatcatcccatttgcaacagcatggttgaacctggagggtattatgctaagtgaaataagccagactgagaaagacaaacaccttatgacttcactcatatgtggaatataaacaaatgtatggactaagaaaacagtttagtggttaccaggggaaggggggtggggggtgagcccaggggtgaaagggagcacttatgtggtgacggACAAGAAAGAaagtacaaccgaaatttcacaatgatgtaaactattatgaactcaattaaaaaaactgtaaaaataaaaatataaactttattttagcaTGAAAAAAAGCTGGAATTCCATGGGATTGAGAGGAGTCCTGGAACATACGGAAACCGTCAGTTCTTATGTCAGAGGTGATTTATGCTCAGTCAGCAAACAGTAGCAAGGGTAAATATCTGAGAGAAGGAGTCACCTCCTAGAGTGAAGCGAGAAAGAGACGTGGTATTTGTTGGCTGATCCTGGTACCTGTGCTCTTCCTCCCGGCCCCTCCCCGGCCCTGCTTATGGAGTCCCTTCCCTCCCTTACACAGTCTCTTCACGCCCTCCACCTTACTGTCCATCCACAGGGTGCTCTGGTTCTGTTGTGCTTTCTAGCCTCAAGGTTTCCGCTCCCTGTAGCGGAAAGCTACAGGGAGAGAGCAAAAGTTCAATGACAGCTCTAAGTTTTTCAAAACTCTTGTAGGCAGATTTGTTTCTGTGAGTGTCCTGATGAATAGTTTTGGTCCCTGAGGGAATGCCCCTGTTTCAGTGATGAAATAGgcactgaaaggaaaaggaatcagtaaaaggaaaagaaaaggagaaaaaaaaaagagtaaaagtaaAAGGAATCGGCTGAACCCCGTTGACCCTGGGGGCTAATGAAACCCGCCTATGGAACGTGCACCCCTGGTGGCCACGTGTGACAGGTCTGTGAACAAAGGTGGGAGACAGGCTTCTCTTCCATGCACAACTCCTACCCCTTCCCGGGGACTCATCT is a window encoding:
- the LOC124241372 gene encoding interferon omega-2 gives rise to the protein MALLLSLLTALVVISYGPGGALGCDLPQNHILVSRKNFVLLGQMSRISSIICLKDRKDFRFPQDMVDGSQFQKVQAMSVLHEMLQQTFNLFHTERSSAAWNTTLLDELCTGLLRQLEDLDTCLEQEMGEEESVLGTVRPTLAVKRYFRGIHLYLKEKNYSDCAWEIVRMEIVRSFSSSTNLQERLRMKDGDLGSP